One Halosegnis longus DNA window includes the following coding sequences:
- a CDS encoding DUF1611 domain-containing protein — protein sequence MTRRIAVLAHGGFPDGAKTATGVLRYADAEVVAVLDRDIAGDDPDARIADHLSGVADAPIVASSADAPEFDALVIGIAPIGGGFDETWRADVTDAIESGADVVSGLHYFLADDPEFARLAGEHDVELWDVRRPPEDVTVAEGIARELDTEIITTVGTDCSTGKMTTTRELYEAAVDRGVDAGFIPTGQTGIIIEDWGIPIDRTVSDFTAGAVERMVRERSDHDYLFVEGQGSIVHPAYSPVTLGILHGSMPDSLVLCHEAGREAIHGYEEFEIPNPGYVAELYESLAESVAPTEVVAGALNTAHLTESGADDAKARYRSQLTAPVADPIRDGVDELLEAVL from the coding sequence ATGACACGACGGATTGCGGTACTCGCTCACGGCGGGTTCCCCGACGGCGCGAAGACGGCCACCGGCGTTCTCCGGTACGCCGACGCCGAGGTCGTCGCCGTGCTCGACCGCGACATCGCGGGCGACGACCCAGACGCTCGCATCGCCGACCACCTCTCGGGCGTGGCCGACGCGCCAATCGTCGCCAGCAGCGCCGACGCCCCCGAGTTCGACGCGCTCGTCATCGGCATCGCACCCATCGGCGGCGGCTTCGACGAGACGTGGCGCGCGGACGTGACCGACGCCATCGAGTCCGGCGCTGACGTGGTGTCGGGACTCCACTACTTCCTCGCCGACGACCCGGAGTTTGCCCGCCTCGCCGGCGAGCACGACGTGGAACTGTGGGACGTGCGCCGTCCACCCGAGGATGTGACCGTCGCGGAGGGTATCGCACGCGAGCTCGACACCGAGATTATCACGACCGTCGGCACGGACTGCTCGACGGGGAAGATGACGACCACCCGAGAACTGTACGAGGCGGCCGTCGACCGCGGCGTCGACGCCGGCTTCATCCCCACGGGACAGACGGGCATCATCATCGAGGACTGGGGCATCCCCATCGACCGCACGGTGAGTGATTTCACCGCCGGCGCGGTCGAGCGCATGGTACGCGAGCGCAGCGACCACGACTACCTGTTCGTCGAAGGACAAGGGAGCATCGTCCATCCGGCGTACTCGCCGGTGACGCTCGGCATCCTCCACGGCTCGATGCCCGACTCGCTCGTGTTGTGTCACGAGGCGGGCCGCGAGGCGATTCACGGCTACGAGGAGTTCGAGATACCGAATCCCGGCTACGTCGCCGAACTGTACGAGTCGCTCGCGGAGTCGGTCGCCCCGACGGAGGTCGTCGCCGGCGCACTCAACACCGCCCACCTCACCGAGAGCGGGGCTGACGACGCCAAGGCCCGCTACCGGTCACAGCTCACCGCACCCGTGGCCGACCCGATTCGCGACGGCGTGGACGAACTGCTGGAGGCGGTTCTGTGA
- a CDS encoding dipeptide epimerase has product MALSEPFEIARGVQTESENVVVELTHEGETGVGAAAPSTHYGETADTVEAVLPRLFDVLPADPHDIDAAHAAMDEAVGENPAAKAAIDIAMHDLAATLHDLPLYRYLGLDPSSTPTSSFTVGLASTAEMARKAEAASDAGYDVLKVKLGTDRDTEIVETLAETAPDARLRVDANEAWTPKQAIRLCRKLEGLVEFVEQPVPAANPDGMRRVTEQSPLPIAADESLVDPSDVPAVADIADIANVKLMKCGGIRPAIEAFHAARAHGLETMLGCMIESNAAIAAGVQLAPLLDYADLDGALLLAEGTDPFDGPPVPSLDPTGVVGTGARRN; this is encoded by the coding sequence ATGGCGCTTTCCGAGCCGTTCGAAATCGCGCGCGGCGTCCAAACGGAGAGCGAGAACGTCGTCGTGGAACTCACCCACGAGGGGGAGACGGGCGTCGGCGCGGCCGCACCGTCGACCCACTACGGCGAGACGGCCGACACGGTCGAGGCGGTTTTGCCCCGGCTGTTCGACGTTCTGCCGGCGGACCCGCACGATATCGACGCGGCACACGCAGCGATGGATGAAGCTGTCGGAGAAAATCCGGCGGCGAAGGCGGCCATCGACATCGCGATGCACGACCTCGCGGCGACGCTGCACGACCTTCCACTCTACCGGTATCTCGGACTCGACCCGAGTTCGACCCCGACCTCCTCGTTCACCGTCGGGCTCGCGTCGACCGCAGAGATGGCCCGGAAGGCCGAGGCCGCGAGCGACGCCGGCTACGACGTGTTGAAAGTGAAGCTCGGCACCGACAGGGATACCGAGATTGTCGAGACGCTCGCCGAGACGGCTCCGGACGCCCGGCTTCGAGTCGACGCGAACGAGGCGTGGACGCCCAAACAGGCGATTCGACTGTGTCGGAAGCTAGAGGGTCTCGTCGAGTTCGTCGAACAGCCCGTCCCGGCGGCAAATCCCGACGGCATGCGACGCGTGACCGAGCAGTCCCCGCTCCCGATTGCGGCCGACGAGTCGCTCGTCGACCCCTCGGACGTGCCCGCCGTCGCCGATATCGCTGATATCGCGAACGTGAAGCTGATGAAATGCGGCGGGATTCGCCCGGCAATCGAGGCGTTTCACGCCGCCCGCGCCCACGGGCTGGAGACGATGCTCGGCTGCATGATCGAGTCGAACGCCGCCATCGCGGCGGGGGTCCAGCTCGCGCCGCTGCTCGATTACGCCGACCTCGACGGGGCGCTCCTGCTCGCAGAGGGGACAGACCCGTTCGACGGTCCGCCGGTCCCGTCCCTCGACCCGACGGGCGTCGTGGGCACGGGTGCGCGCCGGAACTGA
- a CDS encoding PaaI family thioesterase — MGHYEKLERMYLSSPTSEDYDADIDITEGEATVTVPVQEKQFHAAGGVHGSVYFKVLDDAAFFAVNSLIEDVFVLTTNFNVHLTRPVSEGEIRAEGRVVNENPRQLIGEAVAYDDDGNQIARGSGTFAKSNSELRPEIGYE; from the coding sequence ATGGGCCACTACGAGAAGCTCGAACGGATGTATCTCTCCTCGCCGACCAGCGAGGACTACGACGCCGATATCGACATCACCGAAGGGGAAGCAACGGTGACCGTCCCGGTACAGGAAAAGCAGTTCCACGCCGCCGGCGGCGTCCACGGCTCGGTTTACTTCAAAGTGCTCGACGACGCGGCTTTCTTCGCCGTGAACTCCCTCATCGAGGACGTGTTCGTGTTGACGACGAACTTCAACGTCCACCTGACGCGGCCCGTCTCGGAGGGGGAGATTCGCGCCGAGGGGCGGGTCGTCAACGAGAACCCCCGACAGCTCATCGGCGAGGCGGTCGCGTACGACGACGACGGCAACCAGATTGCCCGCGGCTCGGGGACGTTCGCGAAGTCGAACTCGGAGCTGCGGCCGGAAATCGGCTACGAGTAG